The following is a genomic window from Pseudomonas promysalinigenes.
AAGAAGACGCCTTGGACGAGCTGCGTGACCAGGGTGATCTGGACTTGTGCGGGCTCAATTCTAGCGAGCCGATGGTGCTCAAGGAGCTGGTGCGCAATTTGTTCCTGTTCTGCTACGCGCGGGCCTTGCGCCCAGGGGGAACAGACTGGAATTGAGGCCGGCAGCGCCGGCCTCAGCGGCATTACAGAACGTCGAGCAGCTCGACGTCGAACACCAGAGTACTGTGCGGGGGAATGCCACCAACGCCTTGGGCGCCGTAGGCCAGTTCGCTCGGCACGTACAGGCGCCATTTGCTGCCGGCGTTCATCAGCTGCAAGGCTTCGGTCCAGCCAGCGATCACGCCACCAACCGGAAATTCTGCCGGCTGGCCACGGTCGTAGGAGCTGTCGAAGACGGTGCCGTCGATCAGGGTGCCGTGGTAGTGGGTGCGCACGTTGCTTTCGCGGGTCGGCTTGGCGCCATCACCTGCGGTCAGCACTTCGAACTGCAGGCCCGAAGCCAGGGTGGTGACGCCGTCACGCTTGGCGTTCTCGACCAGGAATTGCTTGCCAGCAGCAGCGGCGGCTTCGGCTTTGGCAGCAGCTTCTGCTTGCATCACCTCGCGGATGACCTTGAAGCTGGCCGACAGGTCGGCCTCGCTGACACGGCTGTCGGCGCCGTTGAAGGCGTCGGTCAGGCCGGCCAGGATGGCTTCCAGGCTGACGCCTGGTGGTGGGTTGTCGCGCAGTTGGCCGCCCAGCTGACGGCCAATGCCGTAGCTGACGCGGGTTTCGTCGGTGGACA
Proteins encoded in this region:
- a CDS encoding PA4570 family protein, producing the protein MTYLIDAWLDRPHPYLRILHRETGEVCAMLEEDALDELRDQGDLDLCGLNSSEPMVLKELVRNLFLFCYARALRPGGTDWN
- a CDS encoding FKBP-type peptidyl-prolyl cis-trans isomerase; translated protein: MSELNLSTDETRVSYGIGRQLGGQLRDNPPPGVSLEAILAGLTDAFNGADSRVSEADLSASFKVIREVMQAEAAAKAEAAAAAGKQFLVENAKRDGVTTLASGLQFEVLTAGDGAKPTRESNVRTHYHGTLIDGTVFDSSYDRGQPAEFPVGGVIAGWTEALQLMNAGSKWRLYVPSELAYGAQGVGGIPPHSTLVFDVELLDVL